The DNA window GGGGAGTCGAGATTCCGGAAGCGGCCACATGAATGAGGGCAAAATGAGAAGAGATGGCCCGGCGTGGGAAGGAGCGAAAAGGAATAGCAAGATGGCGTTTTGACGAGTCGGATCGAATACGTGAGAATACGAGCCGACGTTCTCAGACGACCAGCGGGCGAGTTGTGCAACGTGCGTCCCCCTTGTCCGTAACATCGGCTATGCACAAATGGGAGGAGTCATTCGTAGGTGACATTCGACGAATTCCTACCCGTCCCGCCCCTCGCTGCACGTGTTACTGACGGAGCGCTGCGTTCATGCCTGACCTGTCGAAGATCCGAAATTTCTGCATCATTGCGCACATCGACCACGGGAAAAGTACCCTGGCCGACCGGCTCCTGGAGCGTACCGGGACCATTACCGAGCGTGAAATGAAGGAGCAAACGCTCGACGACATGGACCTGGAGCGCGAGCGGGGGATCACCATCAAGAGCCACGCCGTGCGGATGACGCACACGGCGGATCGGACCGACTACACGCTCAATCTTATCGACACGCCCGGGCACGTCGACTTCACCTACGAGGTGAGCCGGGCGCTCAAGGCCTGCGAAGGAGCCATTCTGCTCGTTGATGCGTCGCAGGGGATCGAAGCGCAGACGATCTCAAATCTATGGCTGGCCCTGGAGCAAGACCTGGAGATCATACCGGTGATCAATAAAGTGGATCTGCCGGTGGCGCGGCCCGACGAGGTGGCACAGGCGCTGGAGGACCTGATTGGTGAGCCCGCCGAAGACATCCTTCAGATCAGTGCGAAGACCGGGGAGGGTGTCGACGAGATGCTTGATATGCTCATCGATCGCATTCCGCCTCCGTCCGGCGATCCGGAGGCTCCCCTCCGCGCCCTCATTTTCGACTCCATCTACGACTCGTACCGCGGGTCCGTCGTATACGCCCGTCTCTTCGACGGAACGCTTGATAAGGGCGACACGATGAAATTCATGGCGACCGACAAAACGTACGACGCCGAGGAGCTGGGCATTCTTCGGATGGGACGCCAGAAGGTGGAGACGCTCACGGCCGGGGATGTGGGCTACGTCATCGGCTCTGTGAAGGACATTCAGGACACACGGGTCGGCGACACGATCACGCTGGCCGATAATCCGGCCACGGAGCCGATTCCGGGCTTCGAAGAGGTGAAGCCGATGGTTTTCAGCGGCATCTATCCCACCGACACCGACGACTTCGAAGAGCTGCGCGGGGCGCTCGAAAAGTTGGCCCTCAACGATGCCTCGCTCACGTACGAGCCGGAAAGCTCTGCGGCCCTTGGCTTTGGCTTTCGGGTCGGCTTTCTGGGCCTGCTGCACATGGAGATCATTCAGGAGCGCCTGGAGCGGGAGTTCGACCTCGACCTCATCACCACGGTGCCGAACGTGGAGTACCACGTGGAGGTGAAAGATCAGGACGACTACGTGATGGTGGACAGCCCGGAGGACATGCCCCACTACGGCGACATCGAGACCGTCTACGAGCCGTACGTGGAGGCCGACATCATTACGCCGAGCGACTACATCGGCAACATCATTCAGCTTTGCGAGGACCGGCGCGGCGAGTACGGCAATCAGCGTTGGCTCGACAGCCAAACCGTGAAACTGGAGTATGAGCTGCCCTTGGCCGAAATTGTCTTCGACTTCTACGACAACCTGAAGAGCGTCAGCCGCGGATATGCCTCCTTCGACTACGAGTTTGTCGAATACCGCGAGAGCGATCTCGTCAAGCTCACGATCCTCATCAACGAGGAGCCGGCCGATCCGCTCTCAACCATCGTGCATCGCGACAAGGCCTATGAGGTGGGGCGGAAGCTGGCCAAGAAGCTGAAGGATGTCATCCCGAAACAGCTCTTTGAAGTCCCGGTGCAGGCGTCGATTGGACGCCGCATCGTGGCCCGCGAGACCATTAAGGCCCGGCGCAAGGATGTGACCGCTAAGTGTTACGGCGGGGACGTGAGCCGGAAGAAGAAGCTCCTCGAAGAACAGAAGAAGGGCAAGAAGCGGATGAAGCAGATGGGCGAGATCGATGTACCGCAGGAGGCCTTCCTCGCCATCCTTTCGATGGACGAGGATGATTAATCCCAGTGGCCGTTCCTACTGGAGCGCGACGAATCGACGCCTCGCAACGGATATGACGAATCCCACCTGCCCAGTATTGTGGAGCCCCCTGTGTCTCCAAGAACACGGGGGGTGGGGGATGATCGTCCTGATGATGATTGCGAGCCTCAGCGCGGCAGAGCCGCTGCAGGCACAGACTAGAGCCGACCGGGCCGCTCAGGATTCGCTCTCTCTGCTGGAGCGGTATCAGCGGGCGCGCATCCGGCTGCTGGCGCGAGAAGTGCTTTCGGGATCGCGTCCGCTCCGGGTGTTGCCGCCCAAGACCCTTCCGACGCAAGCTCCCCCGCTTGTGGCCACGGCCGCGGCGTCCGACACGTCCACGACAGTCGACGCGCCCCCGCCTTTTCCCCTGGACGACGTGCGACGGGTGCGGGATCTGGAGCGCTCCTGGTTCCTGGACCGATACAGCAACGTCGAGTGGGCCTACTACGGAAGCGGAACGCGCATTAATTTCATCGACACGGCACGTACGCGCGACCTCCGCGCTCGTCTGCAGGCCCAGTTTGGGGATCCCACCCGCACGTTTGCGGACGTCTACTCCAACGAATGGGCACGGGCTCCCGACAGCACGCGCGAAGAGCCGATTCAATTTTCCTACTGGTTCGTCGTGAATGGCGGGCTGCCGGTGCGCGTGACGGACGTTGACGGGCAACAAGGGCGAGGGCTTATTGTATCTACCCGCCGATCGCACCGCGACCGACTTCCCGCCCTCCGGGCCGCTCTGCTCGAGCCTCTACGCGAGGGCGAGCGGGCGCCCTACGTTGATTACGTGTACGTGGAACAGACGAACCATTATTTCCGGGTCGGTTTTGACGGCCAGGACTTTTTCCGCGAACGCATCTCCCGTTTTGACATTGTATCGGGACGGCGGCCTCGGTTGGATGCACGCGACACGAACTCTTCCCCTGAGCGGGCATCGAATCCGGCGCCCTCGTCTCCCTAATTCCCCACCTGATCAACGATCCCTTTGTCCAACTCCATCGACATGTCCACCCGCGACCGTTCGCACCGGGATTCCGACGACGAAACGCCCCGAGAAAAGGGAGAACTCCGCCAGTGGGCCGAAGCCTTCATTGTCGCTTTCGTCGTCGTCTTGATCATCCGCACGCTTTTCTTTGATCTCTTCCGAATCCCGACACCCTCAATGGAGGAGAATCTGCTTGTGGGGGACTATCTTTTTGTGTCGAAGCTCCACTACGGCACGCGGATGCCGATGAGTGTGGGGGTTCCCTTCACCTCTATCTACATGCCCGGCGTTTCTTTTCCGTACACCCGTCTTGGAGGGTTCTCTGAGGTGCAGCGGGGAGACCCGATTGTGTTCAATTTTCCGCCAAAGGAGGGGCCAATCGATCGGAAGGTGCACTACATCAAACGCGTGATCGGCATGCCGGGAGAGAAGATCGCAGTGCGGGACAAGGTTGTGCACGTCGGGGAACGTTCCCTGCCCCTGGGACGCGGCATGCAGCAGTACTGGAGCGTGAGGAAGTCAGACCCTCGCTACCAGATTCCTCGCAATCGCATGGAGGAAATCGGCATTAGCGAGGTGAAGCCTACGCAAAGCGCTACGACGATCCGGATCCTGGCCACCCCTGCGGCAGCACGCCAAGTGCACTCGTGGTCGTGGGTCGAATCGGTGGAGCCTTACATTTTCCGAAACTCGAACTACGGGGATTTGATGTATCCCTCCGGACGAGGATACACGCCGGACAACTATGGGCCGGTTCGCATTCCCAAAAAAGGGGAGACCATCACTCTCACCGATAAGAACTGGTCTGTCTATAAGCCAGTGATTGTGCGCTATGAGGAGCGGGATGCTCGTCAGATGACCGATTCGACCTTTGCGATCGAAGGCGAGCGTACCACCACGTATACATTTCAGCAGGACTATTTCTTCGTGATGGGGGACAACCGGGACAATTCTGAAGACAGCCGGTTTTGGGGGTTCGTGCCGATGGATCACGTGGTGGGGAAGGCAATCATCACGTACTTCTCTTGGGACCACCAGGCGTGGATGCCCCGCTTTGGGCGGATTATGAATCCCATTGAGGACGACGAGGTCTTCCGGGATCAGACGGTCATGCAGCAGCTGTCGGATTCGGCGACGGTGGAGCGTCGTCCCGGGAACCGTCGTTCACCTCGTCGGGGGACTGCTGAGAAGAGGGCGCCTTCGTCTTCACGGGCGACGACGGCGAGCACAGCCTCGGCAGACGCAAACCAGATTTCCGGCTCGAAATGACAGATCAACTCAATACCGAATGCGATGGAGACGGGGCCCTGGAAGAGGGGGTGCCGAACGAGGTCGTTTTGACCCCGACCGTGCAGCTTCTCAAGGGATTTGCGGACGACACGCGTCTTCGCATCCTATGCTTGCTGCGAGACCGAGAGGTCTGCGTCCATGAGATCGTCGACGCGCTCGACATGAGCCAGTCCGCCGTGAGCCACCAGCTCCGCGTGCTGCGAGACGCGCGTCTCGTATCACACCGTCGGGACGGGCGCCACGTCTACTACCGTTTGGCCGACGACCACGTGCGGGAGATGCTGGAAAATGCGCTGTCGCACGGGGCCGAGAACGAGTGAGGCGTGAAGCGTGAGAATCCGTCTGGCGGACGTTCTATAGGCTCCGCCTTCGCGGAGCTCGTGCACGAGGTCTTCTGTATGCGTCCAATTATTTCACTTCAGACCGAATTTGGACGCTGGGGCTCGGCGTTCACGTCTGTGTGTGTGCGAGGACGGGCGCAGTGTCCTCGACCTTGACGCTCTGAAGATGTATCTTCCGTCCCCAGTGTGACAGGGACGCGGGAGCACCAGATGGGACTGGCCTGGCCATCCAGTTTGAGAACAAGGGGCCTCTGCTTTTGGAAGTGATCGGTTCGTTTCAGGATGGGTCTGTACGAAACAATCTATGTTCTCTCTATTCTAACAAATGAACATATGCTCATACATTGACAGGTAGTCAGATGGCGATCGTGTTTGGGAGCACACTGGCGGTCACGCTTCTGCTGGACCTCACGGTGCTAGTGACGCTGGCTGTTCCGTCTCTGCGCATCTGGCCGCCGCCCGGACGGCAGACGTGGCAGTACCGGGGCACGTGGACGCTCTTCTCCCTCGCCTTCGTTGGGGTTCTCGTCGTGGGCGGGCTCGATGCCGGAAGTTTCGGGCTGGATCGCCAGCTACGCGATGGGCTCCATCGGGCACCGCGCGGCTCTGGGGCTGGAGGCCGAGTTGGTCACGGAGGGGCCGTACGCGATCTCTCGAAATCCGGGCTACGTCGGTGACCTCCTGCTGATGATTGGGTACGTCGTGCTGACTGACTCGCGATTGGCGGCAATCGTCGCGGCCGTAGGCGCGATTTGGTTCATTCTCGCTCCGTTCGCCGAGGAGCCGTGGCTCGAAACGCAGTACGGGGAGGCCTACCGCCGCTACAAGGAGTGCCATCCCCGCTTTCTCGGGGTCGTTTCGGACGTAGATCGATGACCTCATCCGCCATCTATGTTCACGCAATACGCATCACGCAATACGTCCTGCTGAGAGGAGCACTGCCTCAGAAGGACCGCAAAAGCGCCGCACCACAACGCACCGAGACGAACCATGTCCGACCGCATTCAACTCGACCTTCCGATTCTTCTGCCCGATGTGCCGGACGCCAAAGATGCGTGCGTGGAGCGGCTCACGACAAGCCTGCAGGGGCACGCCGGCATCGATCGGGCGCACGTGGCCCCGGCCGAGAACGGGACCGCGGACCGGCTCTGCGTGCACTACGATCCGGAGACGATCTCGCTGTCGCGCATCCGGCAGATGGCCAAGAGCCTGGGCTCTGAGATCACCGACCAGTACGGGCACCTCGTTTGGGGCGTCGAGGGCATTTCACACCCCCGTCGGGCGCGGACCATCGCCAAGCGTCTGCGCCGAATCGAGGGGGTGGTGGAGGCGGAGGCGAGTGCCAGTGAGCGGATCCGCGTGGAATTCGTCCGATCGGCGGTCAGCGAGCAGGCGATTCGGGAGACGCTGCGCTCGATGGGCGTTCGGGTTCGCGGTGACGTGATTGACGTGCGCGACGTAGGAGCAGGCGGGCATCATCATGAAGAAGAAAATCATGATCACGATCATGACCACGGTGGGATGTTTGGCGAGCAGACCGAGTTGATCTTTGCGATTCTGTCAGGTCTCTGTGTTGTCACCGGATTCGGGGTCTCGTTCGTAGGAGCTGTGCCGGGATGGGTCGCTGTTTCCGTATATGGGGTCGGGTATTTCTTCGGCGGGTACTATACGGTCCGCGAGGCCGTCGACGCCCTTCGAGTGGGCGAGTTTGAGGTCGACTTTCTGATGCTGGTGGCGGCTGTGGGGGCAGCAGTACTTGGAAAATGGCTGGAAGGAGCGTTTTTGCTCTTCCTCTTTTCGCTCGGCCATGCCCTGGAGCACTACGCGATGGGACGCGCCCGGCAGGCCATCGAGAGCCTTGCGGAACTGGCCCCCGACACGGCGCTCATCCGACGGAATGGGGAGGAGGTGGAGGTGCCAGTCGAGAAGCTGGCGGTGGGCGACACCGTGCTCGTAAAGCCCGGCGCACGCATCCCGGCGGACGGCATCGTGGTGGAGGGGGAGAGTGCCGTTGATCAGTCGCCCGTGACGGGGGAGAGCGTGCCCGTTGACAAGACGCCGGTCGACGATCCCGGCGCGGCGATGGAAGCCCCCGACACCCTGGGCGCCACGCATCGGGTGTACGCTGGGACGATCAACGGAAATGGTGCCATCGACGTGCGCGTGACGGCCCCCTCCGACGAAACGACGATCTCCAGGGTCGTGCAGATGGTGACGGAGGCGGAGGCCGACAAATCGCCCACCGAGCGGTTCACCGACCGCTTCGAGCGCATCTTCGTCCCCTCCGTCCTGGGCCTCGTGGTGCTTCTGCTCTTTGCCTGGGTGCCCCTCGACGAGACATTTGCCGACAGCTTCTACCGCGCGATGGCCGTACTCGTGGCCGCCAGCCCGTGCGCCCTGGCTATTGCTACGCCGAGCGCCGTTCTCAGCGGCGTTGCACGCGCCGGACAGAGCGGTGTGCTCGTGAAGGGGGGCGGCCCGCTTGAACAGCTCGGCCGCCTGGGGGCAGTGGCCTTTGACAAGACCGGCACCCTCACCGAAGGCGAGCCGCGCGTGACCGACGTGTGGCCTTATGACGATACGTCCGAAGCCGACCTTCTGCGCGCCGCTGTCGTTGTCGAGCGCCTCAGCGACCACCCGCTGGCGGAGGCCGTCGTCCAGTACGGAGAAGAGCACCTGGACGACACGGGAGCGGCTGCATCCGACCTGGAGAGCGTAACGGGGCAGGGCGTCAAAGCCACGGTGGACGGCGAGCCCGTCTACGTGGGGAAGGACGATCTCTTTGACGAGAAAGGTGATCTGAGAGTGCCAGGTCCGCCTCTTCCCGAGCCCATCCGTGAGCAGGTGGAATCGTTGGAGTCGGAGGGCCGGACGACGATGATCGTGCAGAAGGGCGAACGCTACCTTGGCGTGATTGGGCTGTCCGATGCGCCCCGAGAAGAGGCAGCGGCGATGGTAGAGCGCCTACGGGACCTCGGCATCCGGCGCATGATCATGATTTCGGGCGACAACCAGCGCGTGGTGGATGCCGTGGCAGCCCAGCTAGGGATCGACGAAGCACGCGGCGATTTGTTGCCCGACGATAAGGTGACGGCGGTACAGCAGCTCCGAGAGGAGGAAGACGTGGCGATGGTGGGCGACGGCGTGAACGACGCTCCGGCCATGGCGAACGCATCGGTCGGCATTGCAATGGGCGCCGCCGGGTCGGACGTGGCATTGGAGACGGCCGACGTCGCCTTGATGGCCGACAAACTCGATCCACTCCCCTTTGCGGTTGGGCTCTCGCGACGGACCCGCCGCGTCATTCGGCAGAACCTGTGGCTGGCGCTAGGCATGGTCGCGATTCTCGTGCCGGCTACGATCTTCGGTTTGCAGATCGGGCCCGCCGTGGTGCTGCACGAAGGGTCGACGCTCCTCGTGGTGGGCAATGCGCTCCGGCTGCTGGGATACGAAGCGTAAAGACGAGGAGAGCAGCGGCGCGTGGGCGACAATTGGCAAAGTCGACGAGGGCGCCCACTTTCGCAGGAGCCACAGGCTCCCACGTGCATGAACACTCAGACGCAAACGCTACTCACACCGGAATCGGTGCCACTGCTTGGTTACCGGCTCGGCGGTGCAGGTCCCTTCAATGTTGCAGAGCACGCCGATCGAGTCGGGAGGGACTACTGTCCGGGACGTAGGGGCTGTTACGTACCCTCGAGCGGGCCAGAGCCCCTCACCCGACCAGGCGCAAAGCACATTAGCCTCGCGGTCATAGCGAAGGTAGTCCACGCCGAGGTCGAGCATGAGACTGCGGGCCTGGGCGTTGCCGGTATTGCGGAGCCAGAAGAGGGAGGAGTCGGATTGCGCTTTGGCCTGCGCAACGGCGCGCTGCACGAGCTGGTTATACTGCGCGGGGGCCTTCGACGGGGGCGTGGGCGGTTGGCACCCCACGAGTCCCACCGCGAGAAGGGCGGTCAGCACGCCCGGCACAAACGACGAAGAGGAGAACGGCATAGCGGAGAGGCTTACAGGGTCAGATTCACGCCGACGCGAAAGGAGCGGC is part of the Salinibacter sp. 10B genome and encodes:
- the lepA gene encoding translation elongation factor 4; this translates as MPDLSKIRNFCIIAHIDHGKSTLADRLLERTGTITEREMKEQTLDDMDLERERGITIKSHAVRMTHTADRTDYTLNLIDTPGHVDFTYEVSRALKACEGAILLVDASQGIEAQTISNLWLALEQDLEIIPVINKVDLPVARPDEVAQALEDLIGEPAEDILQISAKTGEGVDEMLDMLIDRIPPPSGDPEAPLRALIFDSIYDSYRGSVVYARLFDGTLDKGDTMKFMATDKTYDAEELGILRMGRQKVETLTAGDVGYVIGSVKDIQDTRVGDTITLADNPATEPIPGFEEVKPMVFSGIYPTDTDDFEELRGALEKLALNDASLTYEPESSAALGFGFRVGFLGLLHMEIIQERLEREFDLDLITTVPNVEYHVEVKDQDDYVMVDSPEDMPHYGDIETVYEPYVEADIITPSDYIGNIIQLCEDRRGEYGNQRWLDSQTVKLEYELPLAEIVFDFYDNLKSVSRGYASFDYEFVEYRESDLVKLTILINEEPADPLSTIVHRDKAYEVGRKLAKKLKDVIPKQLFEVPVQASIGRRIVARETIKARRKDVTAKCYGGDVSRKKKLLEEQKKGKKRMKQMGEIDVPQEAFLAILSMDEDD
- the lepB gene encoding signal peptidase I; protein product: MSTRDRSHRDSDDETPREKGELRQWAEAFIVAFVVVLIIRTLFFDLFRIPTPSMEENLLVGDYLFVSKLHYGTRMPMSVGVPFTSIYMPGVSFPYTRLGGFSEVQRGDPIVFNFPPKEGPIDRKVHYIKRVIGMPGEKIAVRDKVVHVGERSLPLGRGMQQYWSVRKSDPRYQIPRNRMEEIGISEVKPTQSATTIRILATPAAARQVHSWSWVESVEPYIFRNSNYGDLMYPSGRGYTPDNYGPVRIPKKGETITLTDKNWSVYKPVIVRYEERDARQMTDSTFAIEGERTTTYTFQQDYFFVMGDNRDNSEDSRFWGFVPMDHVVGKAIITYFSWDHQAWMPRFGRIMNPIEDDEVFRDQTVMQQLSDSATVERRPGNRRSPRRGTAEKRAPSSSRATTASTASADANQISGSK
- a CDS encoding metalloregulator ArsR/SmtB family transcription factor — protein: MTDQLNTECDGDGALEEGVPNEVVLTPTVQLLKGFADDTRLRILCLLRDREVCVHEIVDALDMSQSAVSHQLRVLRDARLVSHRRDGRHVYYRLADDHVREMLENALSHGAENE
- a CDS encoding methyltransferase, with amino-acid sequence MPEVSGWIASYAMGSIGHRAALGLEAELVTEGPYAISRNPGYVGDLLLMIGYVVLTDSRLAAIVAAVGAIWFILAPFAEEPWLETQYGEAYRRYKECHPRFLGVVSDVDR
- a CDS encoding heavy metal translocating P-type ATPase, coding for MSDRIQLDLPILLPDVPDAKDACVERLTTSLQGHAGIDRAHVAPAENGTADRLCVHYDPETISLSRIRQMAKSLGSEITDQYGHLVWGVEGISHPRRARTIAKRLRRIEGVVEAEASASERIRVEFVRSAVSEQAIRETLRSMGVRVRGDVIDVRDVGAGGHHHEEENHDHDHDHGGMFGEQTELIFAILSGLCVVTGFGVSFVGAVPGWVAVSVYGVGYFFGGYYTVREAVDALRVGEFEVDFLMLVAAVGAAVLGKWLEGAFLLFLFSLGHALEHYAMGRARQAIESLAELAPDTALIRRNGEEVEVPVEKLAVGDTVLVKPGARIPADGIVVEGESAVDQSPVTGESVPVDKTPVDDPGAAMEAPDTLGATHRVYAGTINGNGAIDVRVTAPSDETTISRVVQMVTEAEADKSPTERFTDRFERIFVPSVLGLVVLLLFAWVPLDETFADSFYRAMAVLVAASPCALAIATPSAVLSGVARAGQSGVLVKGGGPLEQLGRLGAVAFDKTGTLTEGEPRVTDVWPYDDTSEADLLRAAVVVERLSDHPLAEAVVQYGEEHLDDTGAAASDLESVTGQGVKATVDGEPVYVGKDDLFDEKGDLRVPGPPLPEPIREQVESLESEGRTTMIVQKGERYLGVIGLSDAPREEAAAMVERLRDLGIRRMIMISGDNQRVVDAVAAQLGIDEARGDLLPDDKVTAVQQLREEEDVAMVGDGVNDAPAMANASVGIAMGAAGSDVALETADVALMADKLDPLPFAVGLSRRTRRVIRQNLWLALGMVAILVPATIFGLQIGPAVVLHEGSTLLVVGNALRLLGYEA